ACCCGAGCGGCGACCACGACTTCGAGACGGTCGTCGACGTCGTCGAGCCGATGGGCGACGAGAACACCGTCTACCTCCGCTTCGACGCCGACGCCGGCGAGGAGGACGCGACCCTCGTGGCCACGGTCGACGGTTTCACCCGCGTCTCCGCGGGCGACACCGTCGCCGCGCGAATCCCCGAGGACGCGATCCACGTCTTCGACCGCGCCAGCGGCGAGGCGCTCCACAACCGCTCGATCGACGACGACGTCGAGCCGGTCGAACTGAGCTAGGCGGCCTCGCGGTTCCTTTCTCGCTTCGTTTACCCGCTCGAATCCCGTATCTCTCGGCTACGACGACCAGTAGTTCGCCCGGTCGACGCCCTCGGCCACCAGCGCGGCGGCGGCGACGTGGGCGTAGGCGAACACACAGAGCGCGACGAGCGCGGCGGCGCTCCGGGAGGCGGTCGTCGCGACCAGGCTCCACGAGATGACGACGAGCACGGCCGCGCCGACCCACGCGAGAAAGTACGCGCCCGAGGCCGTCCCGGCGAGCGCCTCGCGCCGGAGGCCGGCCCGGAGCCCCTCGCGGACGGCGGCGACGGCCGCCGCCGGCAGGAGGTACGAGCAGACGACGACCACGAGCAGGGCGACCGTCGCCAGCGTCGCGGTCGTCACGCCGCTGATCACGGCCGGGATGGCGCCGGTCGCGGCGACGTAGCCGACGGCGACGACGGCGAGCGCCGGGGGAACGAGGTAGACGACGGCGACGCCGAGCAGCCGACCGGCCACCGTCGCCGTCGCGGGCGACAGCAGTTCGGGAAAGCCTTCGCCCGCGAGGACGCCGCCGACGAGCCCGAGGAACGCGAGGACCGGGACGACGGCGAGCAGGGCCGGAGCCGCGAACGCCCAGTCGGGCCAGAGCGCGCCGGCGACGCGCAACAGCGCGCCGGCGAGCAGCACGGCGACGAGGCAGATCGCGGTGCCGTCCAGCCGCGCGCGGTCCCGAACGGGGTAGCGGAGGGCGTCGACGAACAACTCAGTCACCCCGCGGCGGGGTCGCTGTCGGGGTCAGGCGCCGATCCGCGGACGTTCCGAACACGTCTCGTCGGGTCGGTAGCGCGTCTCAAAACGATGTCGGTCAGGAGTCGGAGCGGGGTCGGAACCGGAGCCGACGCCCACCTACCACCGCTGGTGGACGTGCTCGCGGACGTGCTCGTCGTAGATCTCCCGGACCGTCGCGTGGCGGTCCGCGGAGAGCCGCGGCAGGGCCGCGGCCGCGACGTTGTCGCGGATGTGCTCGGGGCTCGACGACCCCGGAATGACGGTCGTCACGGCGTCGTGATCGAGGATCCACCGGAGCGCGAACTGCGCCATCGACTGGCCCTCGGGGACGATCGACTCCAGCTCGTCGACCGCCTCCAGCCCCCGCTCGAAGGGGATGCCCGCGAACGTCTCGCCGACGTCGAACGCCTCGCCCTCGCGGTTGAAGTTCCGGTGGTCGTTCTCCGGGAATTCCGTGTCCGCCGAGAGCGTCCCGGTCAGGAGCCCCGAGGCCAGCGGCACCCGCACGATGACGCCGACGTTCCGCGCGGCGGCCGCCTCGAAGAACCGCTCCCGGGGGCGCTGTCGGAAGGGATTGAAGATGATCTGGACCGTCTCGACGCCGGGGTACTCGATCGCCTTCAGCGCCTCCTCGACGCGCTCGACGCTCACGCCGTAGTGGTCGATCAGCCCCTCGTCGCGGAAGTCCGCCAGCGCGTCGAACACGGCGGGCTGGTAGTAGACGTCGGTGGGCGGACAGTGGAGTTGGACCAGGTCGAGCGAGTCGACATCGAGGCGCTCCCGGGAGTCGTGGATAAATCCTCGAAGGTTCGCCTCGTTGTATCCCTCCGCGGTGTGGGGATCGAGCCGCCGCCCGGCCTTCGTCGCGACGAACGGGTCCTCGTCGCGCTCGGCCAGCACCTCGCGGATGAGCCGCTCGCTCCGGCCGTCGCCGTACACGTCGGCGGTGTCGAGGAAATCGATGCCCGAATCGAGCGCGGCGTGGATCGCCTCCCGCGCCTTCCCCTCGTCGACGTCGCCCCAGTCGCTGCCCAGTTCCCAGGTGCCGAGACCGATTTCGGTGACGCTCGCGCCCGTCGTTCCGAGTGGTCGCTCGTCCATACCTCCGTCTCGGTCCCAAATTCCCCTAACGCTTCGGGAACCGGCGGCAGCGAGGGGTTCGGCGACCCCGCGATCGCCCGACGGCGACTACTCGACGTCGACGGGGAGGCCCCGCTCGGCGCTCTCGTAGAGCGCGTCGATGACGCGCATGTTCGCGATCGCCTCGTCGCCGCCGGTCCGGGGCTCGTCGCCGCGCTCGACGCACTCGGCGAAGGCGTCGACCTCCGCCCGGTACTGGTCGACCGGCTCGAACTCCTCGCTGCCGCGCTCGCCGTCGATCTCGTACTCCAGGATCGCCGGCGCGTCGGCGTCGACGTTGAAC
This is a stretch of genomic DNA from Halobellus sp. MBLA0158. It encodes these proteins:
- a CDS encoding aldo/keto reductase, which encodes MDERPLGTTGASVTEIGLGTWELGSDWGDVDEGKAREAIHAALDSGIDFLDTADVYGDGRSERLIREVLAERDEDPFVATKAGRRLDPHTAEGYNEANLRGFIHDSRERLDVDSLDLVQLHCPPTDVYYQPAVFDALADFRDEGLIDHYGVSVERVEEALKAIEYPGVETVQIIFNPFRQRPRERFFEAAAARNVGVIVRVPLASGLLTGTLSADTEFPENDHRNFNREGEAFDVGETFAGIPFERGLEAVDELESIVPEGQSMAQFALRWILDHDAVTTVIPGSSSPEHIRDNVAAAALPRLSADRHATVREIYDEHVREHVHQRW